From the genome of Epinephelus moara isolate mb chromosome 10, YSFRI_EMoa_1.0, whole genome shotgun sequence, one region includes:
- the LOC126397095 gene encoding T-cell acute lymphocytic leukemia protein 1 homolog, whose amino-acid sequence MKQSWTPCELALGHGSRPQVIRRVSTNSRERWRQQNVNGAFTELRRLIPTHPPDRKLSKNEILRLALRYINFLEQVLTEQELRAAPRGRAGSLEQEDELQGAPSPDSSCGSSADGDSDGLTEEQDCGGLLQHLHLTPSHSWTETSSTSPDWSTMSRPAGGVRAVCADVTCNASCC is encoded by the exons ATGAAACAAAGCTGGACTCCATGTGAGCTCGCCCTCGGTCACG gttCTCGTCCCCAAGTCATCCGCCGGGTGTCCACCAACAGTCGAGAGCGTTGGCGTCAGCAGAACGTTAACGGAGCGTTCACGGAGCTGCGTCGTCTCATCCCCACACACCCTCCCGACAGGAAGCTCAGCAAGAACGAGATCCTGCGCCTCGCCCTCAGGTACATCAACTTCCTGGAGCAGGTGCTGACGGAGCAGGAGCTGAGGGCGGCCCCCCGGGGCCGAGCGGGGAGCCTGGAGCAGGAGGACGAGCTGCAGGGGGCGCCGTCACCGGACTCCAGCTGTGGGAGTTCAGCCGACGGAGACTCAGACGGTCTGACGGAGGAGCAGGACTGTGGAGGGCTCCTGCAGCACCTCCACCTCACACCCAGCCACAGCTGGACAGAGACCAGCAGCACCAGTCCAGACTGGTCCACCATGTCCAGACCAGCAGGGGGCGTTAGAGCCGTCTGTGCTGACGTAACATGTAACGCAAGTTGTTGTTGA